TTAAAATATTGCAAAGGTACTGCTGGAAAGAAAAAAGTAAATATTATCTGCAATATGGCGCGCCCTTATATCTAAACACTACGAAGAAAGAAACGATAGATCTAAATGACACAATGACAAACTTTGAGATCACACGAAAATTAATTACACTAAAAATATGTTAAAGGGCGCGCTATATAGTAACATACTCCATGGAAACATATGATTGCCaaaggaaaaatcaaagtgccTTAACAAATTTTTGAGTAAAGATGAAATTAACGACGAGTCATACATACAAGAATAAAAGAGTAGCAGGAAAAATAAGTCATACAACTTTGCACAACATCAAAAGAGGGCTGGCTCCTCATAAGTATCTGAAATTTAAAGCTGTAAATAATCAAGGCGCGCCTTGGGACTGGTCTGTTGGAGGAATAGATTGAAGAGGGACAGTTGGATCAACTTCATGCGCGTCCTTGGAGACTCCCTCTTGTGGCGCGCCatccccttcttcttcttcttccaacCCAAGTTCTATCCTCCTCGCCTTGATTTCAGCAGCATGCTCTTTTTTAAATTCCACCATTTCAGCAACAGTCTCTTCCCCAAACTTCTCAAAGGAATAATCTGGATTATTGGCCACAAAACCAACTCTGTAGAAATGAAAACCACTGGAAAATGCCTCATCAGATATTTCCCTTTTCTCATCAGGCCAGCCTAGTTTCTGCTGGTCCTCCAGATACTCAACCCTCAGGTTGGCTGCACCAAGCTCAGTATGGAGAGTGGTGGCCTTTTTGTTGGCAATCTCTAGCTGAGAAGTAAGATTGGCAACCTCATCCTTGAGAAAAGAAATCTCAGAATCCTTGGCCTTGATGTCCTTAGCATGCAAAAAGTCCTTGTCCCTGAGGGTATTCCTCAAAATATTGTTATCCCCCTGCAGCCTCTCCAGGCGCGCCCCCTCTTCCAGTAGTTTGTCCACCACTCGAGTGGAGTGGATAAACAATTGGCAAGATGCCTTTATTGAAGCACAAGCTGCATCTCCCAAATCCATGGCTTGTCATTGCTCCACTTCTTCATCCAAAACATTAAGGGAACCCATGGGGCCAAGAGCATTCAAGGCAGCAGAAGAACCGGAAGGCGCGCCCTCTGCTCTTTGCCTCTTAGGCGCGCCCTGTTTCTCTGTAAGATCAATTATGGGCCTTTTTGGAGCATGTGTTGTTTGAGGAATGGGGGCGGAAGTGGGAACAGACACCTGTGCTGCAGGAGCATCCTTCTTTGCCTTGGGCCTAGGCTTGTCACCAGGGCGCGCCCCAAAAGACTTAGGGATTCTTGGAGGTGCCATTTTTACACAAAACATAAGACATGTTAGTTAAGCATGACAGTTAAGTATGTTGAATGGAGCACTAAATTAAAGCAGTTGATAAAGACAACATTGGTAAACATGTGTAAAATGATACGCCCAGAGTAAAAGGGCGCCCCCCTGAAGACGTGGAAAGATTGAATAAAACAGAAGTTTTTATCCAGTATGATAGTAAAGAGTTAACAAAAGAGAAGCAGGACGCGCCAATAGTGAAAGGGTGCGCCTTTAGATTTTGAACCTGAAGGATCTTGGCCTTGTAAGGAGCCATCCTctgtttcttcttcttcttcttcttcagcttcttcttcacTGTCTAAGTCAATAACACGAGAAACGGGAGCACCCTTCCTGAACTTTACATATTTGCACTTCACTCCTACTTGGTCAGAAAGGATTCCTACTCGCATCAAGTTGGTTCGAGTGACTAAGGTTTTTAAGTTCCACCTGTCAGTAGTCACTCTAAGGAGGGCTTCAGCTCATTTTTTGGGCTCGCCTTTAAGGGGTTTGGACGTTGGTCTGTCTGAAAAAGTATAAGGatgagaaaagaaagaaagaatataAAAATAACACAAGGGAAAAAACAAAAAGGCGCGCCCTTACTCGGTGACTTGTTGAATCTTATCCTTATCCTGGGAACGTCATACAGGTAAAATAAGTTTTCCTTCCAACCTTTCTCATGACTAAGCTTGCCAGAGGAAAAACCCTTCTTATTGTGCTGCTTGTCCACTACCAAATAGTAGTACCCATGGTCAGATTTCCTTAGATTGAAAAAATAAGCAACTTCTGCCATTGACGGTTGAGGGAAACCCAAGTCCGTATAGAGGACAAACAAAGCCAGGATAAACTTTTAACTGTTGGGGGAAAGTTGGAGTGGAGCCACGTCGTACAGTTCTATCACTTCCCTAAGGTAGGGATGTAAGGGCGCGCCTATACCCAAAGATACTAGCTTAGGGCTGGTCAccattctgggaattttaaagtTTCTCCCATAATTGAAGATATGGGGCCGCATCATGCTTAAAGGGCGCGCCTATATGCCCTCCATATCATAAAACTCCATGAGCCATCCTAATTGCTCATCTGAACAGGCTGAAGACAGGCCCACACAAAAAAGCTTACCATGCTCCTTCCTGAAACGTTTCTTCACAGCTTCATTGCATGGTTCGAATTTATCCCAGTCGAAATCTAATTCACTATCAGAAACTTCCCAGTGTTGGAAGGGGATTGGAGAAGGTTCAATAGAGGTAGAAAATTGGAAGGAGTCCTCATCAAAGAAATTTTCTTCATCACGTAGAGGTGACGCACTTGCTTCAGGCGTGCCTTCAGGAGCGGAAGAAGTAGGCGCGCCCTCTTTGTGTTGAGAAGATGGGCTTGGGGATACTGTCCTGTAGAATACTTTAGAGGGTCCTGCGCCTAAATTAACACCCCTCTCAATGCCCCTGTATCTATCAGCATTCAAACTCTCGAACCAATCATCATCGTCCAGTTCTGTCCTATCTGGGATTGGGGATCTATCCTTTTGGACCAGCTTCTGCTTGCCTTGCCTATGAGATAAAAGAATATTGTCTGTGGACGAATTATCTGAGGAATCTGCCATCAAGGTACCCTCTTTGGAATCCTGAAGAAGGCGCGCCACCCGGTTCAGAAATTCAGGAGTGTGGGGGGTGTTTGGAGTTAAGGATCGAAGTAAGTATTTGGGGGCGAATAAATCCCCAAATTGGTGAGAAAATTCTTGAAAGGGTGAAaaggagaggacgcgccctcatcTTCCAGCTGTCAAGAAAACCAAAAGAAATGTTGAGGGCGCGCCCCATACGAAAGAATGAGATACAAAAGTGTAAAGAAAATGGGATAGATAGGTGGGGGGGTGTAAGAGAAGAGTACTTTCTATGATCTATATCAGCTCCCTTCTGAAATAAGCCTTCTAACAAGGGGCGCGCCGTCAAGAAAATCTTAGCCTATCATTAAAAGTCTTTTTTACAGGCGCGCCCTATTCTGGTCATGAACAGGTTATAAGCTAAAGATAGGGCGCGTCCTAAGTTGCTGATGGATTCTTAGGACACAGATGGTCAGGTGCAGATTGTAATTAATGATTGAAATTCTCAAAAACACAAATATAAAAGTTAGACCCAAACGATTTCAGATCTAAAGCAGCAAAATTTGAAATTACAAATATACATACACAGATACATACATCATTTCATATATATCATTAAGAACAGAAGTGGAAGATAAAAAGGTAACATGGCATGCAATGTGATTTACTTGACAAAATTCAGAAATATAAGAAGTCAGTCGTACCTTTTCGAATGGAGAAGAAGTTGACTGAAAGAGATTTGGAGAATGGCAACTGAGAAGGCTGGTTCTGAGCAAAACAACATCGCTGGGTTTGGAGCTTTTGAGAAGAGAGAGAAAGTAAGAAAAAGGGGGGAAGgtaaaagtaaaagaaaaaatGACTGATTATGACTGATATTTATAGTAAAAAAGATGACAGCTGTCGAATCAATCATATCAATTGTGAATCCCTAATAATAAGGGGAACGGCTTTAAAACCGTTTGAACTTCTAGGACGCGCCCTATTTGAGGCGCGCCTTGTTTGATTATTATGAAATCCTTGAAACTTTAAGGGAAAAATTGGGAGGCACTCCCTATTCAGGGCGCGCCCTGTAAAAGTATTGGAAGATTTGTTTATACGGATTTTAATAAAGGTGAAgaaaaattccaatcccattttcaatgacatatggaatttggggggtagttgttatgcccaaaaattggtataaacaaaATCCAGATTAAGATCAATAAAATGAGCAGAATCAAAGGGGAAGCGCCTGAAATCTAGGGAAAAGATGAGATTGACTTTCCATAAATAGAAGGCGCGCCCAAAGATTGCGCCCCGTTGACTAAGTAGCTGATTAACGGTTGTGATTATCATGTATTAAAGGCGCGCCCTCAAACAGGTGGAGGAGGCGCACCCAGTTATCGAGAAGGAGGAGATAATTTTCTTAATTGAAACCTGTAGTGTAgtgagccttagggcgcgccTTGGGCAAGAAAGGCTCCTTGGACGGATTGTTTGGACATGATTGCTTGGACAGACTTGCTCGTTGGCTTTGACAGAATTGGAGCAAGCCCTAACGATGAATAgtttagggcgcgccctatgaTGTAGAATGATATAAGAAGAGACCAAAGGCTGGTGACACAGGGCGGCGCCAACATACAGAGATGTCAGGGCGCGCCCTCAACTTCTACTTGACATATAAATGCAACTTTTATGTGCTGTTTGGATGGATTCTCTGGAAGactcaaggaagatggagaatgttattactaacctatttgatgcaggtactctattgaagaactccttcctgtagcatatttacaggaaaggcggtgtccgtggtcagagacctccaggggtatgcctggactgaaggcctcctcctgtagtcaatgggtgtcctcattggggatgtggggtgaaatctggtgtgtgctttgggagctctgtctctgtagtcaacgggtgtcctcgttgggagactttggagtatcctgcactttgcacccaaaagcttgggatcacttgtcctgtaatctggtaggggctccttatcgggggacaaggatgcgtccaacatttggggtgaaccacggctatacctgcgtccacggacaagagaaacagctggtagcggagggttatccttggccagggagatgcctcatccgtgaagtctcgaagccgcggacgagccttgggcctttgtggttgggcctcatcggcggacattcctaaagctagtagaagacggtttccagtgggcttcccattgggcctcgggataagaaatctaagcccattaggtttcttgttccccaagaactatgtgggcttgatcccctataaataggggtacgtaggcacattgtaaggggtcagaagcgagagcgcaaaggagccaccactaaccctaagtaatctcagcccccaataatcatcaccaccaaacactgttcatcttttccgacgaatactgttcatcaGATTCATCGGTTACTGTTCACTTTTCCGGTGAAGAActgccatcacagatcttgtttccggccgctaacctcaagttttgttgttcccaaattcctccgtcaacaatgGCTATGCCTTATTAGGGGCGGGTATTAAGTCCGATAAGATTTCACTATAAAAAATACATATGATGATCTTTTACGATCATCATATGTATTTTTTACGATCTTTTAAAATAACCATATGCATGCTTACTATAACGTGAAATTATTGTATTTTTGACGTAAATACAGGGGTCTAGGAGTACACGAGCGTCCTTATTAATATAAAATGAAGAATCAGGTAGATATTTTGTATTCAGAAGATAGCTCTTGAAGACTCCAGAGAGGTGATTTACAGCTAGTACTATAAAAAAGTGAAGAAAAGATTGCATGATGAAGTATGCATGTGTGTGTAAGTAAGAATTCAGGTGAACAGACAAAATGTTTTTGGAATGTTGTTCATCACACTTGCAAAATATTCCAAAACTATCCCAACTCCGAAGTCCTGAAAGGAATATATAAATAGTTAAATACtgatatattattatatgtatgCACCTCTATATGCTCTGCTGCAACTGCAAATCTGCAGCCAAAATACAATGCTATCTTTTGGACTTTTGTTTCATCTTGGAACATGATCAACCTTGTCATGTAGCTTTTGTAGTTCacaatatatatattttatatgtcACAGGCAGAACGTTCCACAGAAAATGTTATGTTAAACACTAAACTGAGTAGTAACATTGCTGCTACAGCTAGCTAGCAAGTCTTCTGCAGCAGAGATGGAGTGACAAGCATACAGACTGGTTATATTCCACTTAAAAGATCCCGGAAATTGTTTCTACTCGGTTGCGTATCCAAAATTAGAGTAATTAGTCGATTTTTCGAGTACTCGTTTTCAGGATTCAAGTAATGGTATTTGGCCGACGAATACTCGCTTAAATCCGATTCTGTTTCATCTCCGATTTTTGAGTACTTATATGAGTCAATCGGTTTTTAAAATACTGACTATAGTATATTGGACAAATGTCGATTAGTAAGTCGATTAGTAATATTAATTGTACGTGCATATAGTATCCAATCATGAATGTCGATTATTGTTAAATAACCAAGACTCGTTCTGCACAACCTTTTGATATCGCATCAGATATCAAATTATTGTTAAATAATCAAGACTCGTTCTGCACAACCTTATCTTGATATAGCATCAGATATCGAATGCCGATTACTATTATTTCTTATGCTTTTTGACCCCTACTAGTATCAGATATCGAATGTCGATTAGTATTATTAGGTGCATGTACGCAGGGTATTAGATATCGAATGTCGATTATTAAAAACACACACATTTGCTCTAAAATTTAGCAGTACATGCAAGTGCGGGCAGTAGCTGCAGAGAGATATTAACAAAACAGAGAGCAAGCTGACAAGCTCCATGTTATTCTCTGGCTTTCCCCTCTCTTCTTGTATTTGATCACCTGTGGTGCCAGATCACCctcttcaattattttttttctGTCACAATAATATATACTAATATTGACTATTGTACATGTGTCTGTATCATTTTCTAACAGGATGATGACTTGACAACTTTTTCTCAGAATATACAATGGGCCTGTTTTGCAAACCCTAGTTGAACTTCTACTGTACAGAGCTATGTGTTCAAAAAAATTTATCAAGGTGTTTGCCATTGAACTAGTAAACTCAAGCTATGCCTTCCATAATCTTACAGGATGATAAGTCAACAGTTACAAACAGCATATTTTCATCTCAACTTAGTTTTATTGCATGGTATTCTAATTCTTAACTACTAGTATTTGAACACTTGTGTTTATCAGGATCATTGtatcaaataataataattattaaataaatttatgaGTAGTGCTACGTCCCCAAAATgataaaaatatttcaaaatgaCACATGACATGATTTTATTATGAAACTCATATATATACACGAGAGATCCACATCGATTATGAGTGAATAATCACTAATAATATGCTAACAAATATGAAGGATTTTTAGAATTTTAGCATTTCTTTAATTTTATATACATAACTTATAGAGCTGTAATTCATCGGACGGCTCGCGAACTCAAACTCCTTTAGTTGGGCTTGACTCGTCAGCCGAGTTGAACAGAGGTTCCGATTCATTTAATTAAAAGAGCATGCTCAACTTCTGAAGATAATAACAAGCCGAGTTCTGGTAGAGGTGTATACTGAATTAAGTGTATAATTATACGAGCCGGCTCGCTTGAATCGTTAAAAGCTAAATGAGCTGGCTCGACTCGCAAAATTAAACGAGTCAAGTTTAGAAATTTAGACTCTATTAGTTAAATGGGTTACTTTGGCTCGACTCCATTAAATTCAGCTCGATGCCCGATTCAAAACTTGGTTCATCTGACCTGAATTACAACCCTAAGTATATTTTCGTTTAATTATCACTTAAATCATTTAAAGAACAAGTTTATTTTAAGATAATAGttaattacttattttaagaAATTCCAAACTCGGCACCAAGGGTGCATGTGTTTGATTTAAGTACTTATTGTCCGTCAAAAAACATATACTTAGTATCCTATTTATCTTATTTTTTAGAAATAAGTAGTTATTTTCAGGAAAAGAATATGTAGACCTACATTTTTTGTTGAAAATAAGAAATGCCATATGCCCTAGATATTTCTTAGGGGACATATATGTACTTATTTTGTCATGATACTCCAAGCCAAACACCCTCATTTTGTGTACATAAGCCAGCATCCCCTAGAAGCCTCCTCTTTTCATACACCATCCCTCAGTAACCCTTCCCTCAAAATCTAATTCAAAGAGTTGTCTTGATCATTCGCACTTGATCATCAACTCTTTTAACTACTATTTCTTTAACTATGGCTTCGAGCTCTCTGAGGGATAGTCTTTCAACATGGACAGCAGATGAAAACAAAGCCTTTGAGAAGGCACTTGCTCAGTTCGACAAGGACACACCTGAGAGGTGGCAGAACATAGCTGAAGCAGTTGGTGGTGGCAAAACTGCAGAAGAAGTGAAGACGCATTACGAGATTCTTCTTGAAGATCTTCGTCGTATCGAATCTGGCCATGTCCCTATCCCTAGTTACAAGAACACTAACATTTCTGCTgctgatgaagaagaagaaaagaggTAATTATTAATTCCTTTCCCTCATGTGCATGTCTATTTTTCTTGTAAACGCGGAAAATTTCACCAGATGATTCAACAATCGCTTGTCAAGGACCGGGACACGTTTTATATATACTGTCATGTATTACAACATGTTTTTTTTAGATATTCCCTGCATAATTGATTTGTAATTGTGCTTTAATTTGTAGGCTTTTGAAGTATCTCAGCTTTCAGTGAAGTTCAAGGGCGAGCTCTGCAAGTTAATTACTGTCTGCTTGTCTATTTATCCCTACTATATATCTATCTTGCTAGCTTCTTTCTTGTGACTTCCTAATGCGAAACTATAAATCTAATGTATGTTATATTAATCTAAAAATGAAAACTCCAGCTATAATTACATCTTATTTGATACTTTGATGAGTCTCTGACCTTGATTCAAGTTCATAGGCATGTTTCACTTGTTTCGTTTTCCATACGAGATCATTGGCGATTTACTCCAAATTGATGTGATAAAGAAACTAACAGCTGTTGCAAAAATGATTTTATCATCTGTTGAGAGGGCAAATTTGGTtgtttatttgttttgttttgatatTTGCATCCATTTTTTGGTTACTTTAATTTAATGTATGAAATTTAGAGTTTTTAGAGAGTATAAACAAAGGCAAAATCCTTCTGTGACTCGGCAAATAATCTTATGCCCCGGTttaaaattttggatttaatTTGAAATTCTGAATTTGATAAAGTAACATGCATGACTGGATAACAAAAAGAATTGAATTATATCCACATATTAGTATAAAtataagaatttgaaatgacaaTACTCAATGTCATTTGTAAACTATCATTTCAAATGAAATATGAAATACATGTTTCCAAACGTAATCTCAGACGAAACTGAAGTTTAATTAATAGTAGTTCATAGGAACAAAACAAATATAAATGTGGAACAACCCTAGTTGAGTTCAAAGTAAGCAACACAATGAAAATACAGATTACATAAAATCCATGAGCTTTGCAGTGTGGCAGCCTTCATTCTGCAAGACTTCTAATCTTTGTCATGTGGTTTGCTCTAATTTTCAAAGCTAGTAGTTCAATGGTAGAAGCTTGTAAAATAAGTACTATATGAAATTCAATAAACAACAGGTACTAATGCCCTGCCCTCTCTATGAATTCAAGACTCGCTTTGTCTCCTAACTTTCTGCAGATTAATGTAACTTATAATAATCAAGATGTATTTGGATCAACAGGTACTGTTTGTATATTAGCTAGTGTAATTACAATGCATGTGGTGTTTGTATGAGGGTACTTGCTCCTTCATGTCCTGGGCAACTTTCGACTTGAAGATCTAATCGTCATCTCCCCGGAACAGATGAATCCTCTATAATTTTTCAATGTGCTACACATGGATGTCAGTGTTAAAATATAATACTCCCTCCCTCCCTTGTCCGACACGCATATATAGTGTAGttctgtaaaaaaaaattacaattttgtttttctgaataaaaattaaaacattcaacttttattcaaattaaatccaaatttaaattTTCAAACATGTTATTTGATTAAATCCAGAATTTTAAATAAAACTCAGTTTCccaaataaattttattttaacgAGAATTGTGTTTACAAATTAGTACAACATTTTGAGATGACCGACTACTTATCCAGCACTATAATAGAAATgaaatatatacttatattttttataaaaataaataaaatgagaaGTTCTAATATATATTCTGAAAAAGTTCTTAATTTGAACAGTAAAAAACTTAGTGAAATGAATTTATTGACCGTACATTTAAGAAAAAATCCATATATGCATGAACATTAGGGCTGAGAAAAAATCGAATTGAAACCGAATCGAACCTAAATCGGGAAAAAATAATTACGATTCCGATTTTATCCTGAGCCGAAACAGTTCATACTCATCTCTAAAATTGGCATGCATATGGTTAAGCCTGTGGCCTAATGGGTACCTCGAGTCTTGAGATGCAATGCTTTATACTTGGAGAGAAAAATAGAACAATTTTTTTTGACATCCCTGAAAATAGATTTAAAAAATTAGTCATTTTTCAATTATGTTTCCACTTTCCATTAGAGGAGATTCTGGAGTAACGTTCGCAAATTTTGTTTATTTTAATTACAGGATTTGAAATTTGATATTACTACCTTAAAACACGTGCGATGCACGGATGTCacagatttttttaatattatataattttttttaaaaaatggaattcaatttttaattttgttcatataaaagtttaaatgatatgacttcatgCTAAATATATTAGtagacgtatatgttcataactttttaaAACATTTAAACATATTTAAAATGATAGTATTGGTAAGggaaaaatattattataacgaaattattattttattgagggtaaaaatttaatgtctccattatgttggtaccttaaaaaatattattttagcatggtgattacttaatcAATTAAGTATAACTctctaaaaatattattttagcatggtgtattttttaaaaattaatatttatgttttagttaaaatttaattttttagttcacatcaataggatacgaattatatTTAGTCTAATTTTAATTTGATATATCTCGGATCAGTGATTTACATTAGTTTATTTTAGCCCGATGCCCAATACACcaaccaaatcaaactaattatttttagtttaattttaaattttttaaagtctggatcaataagataattttattttagactgaataattagtatatatgattgtgtttttgttggtcgaattgtatttttgTTTTAGATTTTTGTGTTAATCCGAATaaattgtataatgtatttttctatcctggataaataaaatatattattttgtttatcatGTTCATTAGTATATTTTTTAGGGGaattgatagtattattattttatcttaaccagagtcacattatatatcaactaaattttaataattatatctagtttacttaaatttaatttagcccgaagtaacaaattagaataatatagaattcaatatgaattaaaatttaaaggGTTTTTTTGAAAATTACCCAAGGCTAAAAACATTTTTGCAAAAATACagtcaattttttaaaaaaattgcaaaaatacttttaaatttgcaaaaatactatttttcgaAAAACAATTGCAAAAATACGGTTTTTTGGCAACCGGAATCAACTGCATGCAACATTTGATGAGTTTCTGCAACTATATGCAACCTTAAATCAACCAAAAAAACTTTATTCAACTAGTTGCATATctggttgattttggttgattccgtatttttgcaaaaaaagtCAGAAGATAGTAAAATTGCAAAAAGAAACTTAGAAAAGttagtatttttggtaaattctcaaatttaaattggtagaagaagttgaatttaatataaattataatgatatagagttcgatataaaatagaattgaaattggtaaaacaaTAGAGGAaattgactttaatatcaattagaattagaactGTTTGACCCAATttagaataattaaataaggctcattaagtaatttcagcaaatATCGACggaccgactaccaaacttttaatgtttcgtctatattataatataataagtATGGATAGATATACCGTTCTGATTACGCTGCGTTGAGAATAGATCAGAATCAGTTCATCAGATTTCATATTCTATTCAAACAAAGGtctatttttaaattaaaagttaACGCTTGGTGGAAAACGTGGCATTATAGACAATAAGATATTTTTTTCCCTATAAGCAAAGTCGTAAAGTGACATTGTCTAATAATAAGTTACTAAAACGACAAAATATAAAATTTGCATGAAATCTTTTCAAAAAACTATATAATTTGTACAGAGATAGGGTTGTATACGTCAGTGTATCTCCACTAGACTAGAAGTTGGTATTTGTTtatcaatattgtcaaatttggtAATTTTTCGAATTGGTAAAAATCTATATATTAGAGTAAAAAAatgtattttaataatattctCTTGGCCTCGTTTGTTTCGATGTAAACCAACTATGTAACTTAAAGTTCTTTGGATACAAATGAGCTATACTGTTTGGTTTGCTGTATTTTAAACTGGTAAGTGAACTtcaaatttcatgatttttgtaGTTATCACAAAATAGAGGAAGTTAGTTACCAAGCTCAATCATGGTCGGCACAAGTTACGTAGCTATttcataaaaaatattaattacttACCAAAATTAATTACGTAACATTTAGTTACATATCAATAAACCAAACACGTATATTTTAATTAACTTGGAACTTGTAGTTGTAACTTAGTTACGGGGAAGTTCAACTTCCCATGTAATTATCAAAGTTGACGaaacaatcttcacagattgataggtttgagggtagtactcctgagggggagctatctaaatcatgttgggtataattctaaatAGAACTAACACTACGCGCAACAATGGGACAgttatatataataaattaacAAGAACAAGCAAATTCAACCAAGTAACGAAACAAACACGAAGGtacaaataatatataattaGAGACCGAATTGACAAGAAATTAGAGAAAATCACTTAGATCTATGAAGCTTTATTAGAATTAGAGAATCAACTGAGTCGCCAAGCCCTCGAGAAGACTTcactgttcttgaagagattattgccccactTACGCTGTGATGGGTTGCCGCAATATcacttccaggataaaacagctcagaGCGATCCGTTCACAGATACGAGAAGGCTCGACAACGATCAGCACCTCAATTCACCTAGAAAATCAatgaatatatgtatgtatatgtgggAAAGATCCAGAGAGATGATGTTCTAGGGTTTCTTTCTATTTTTCCAATCTATCTCCCTCTCAGATTTTCACACACTTCAACTTTTGCTCTTCTCTACTAAAGTAACGTATGTAATCTGATCTATTATATATTGTATAAGagtctaattattattattattaaaataataataatcctcactcaaatattaatatataatatacttatttatacaaAACATGTTTATATAGTTTTAGCAATTGTCTTCCAGTTTAGGCCCTGAGCATAAGCCTCAGGCCCTAAACAAACCAAAACTTTTCAGCACCTCAGGACCTGAACATTGAGGCCCTGAACAT
Above is a genomic segment from Apium graveolens cultivar Ventura unplaced genomic scaffold, ASM990537v1 ctg6086, whole genome shotgun sequence containing:
- the LOC141703021 gene encoding protein RADIALIS-like 4, encoding MASSSLRDSLSTWTADENKAFEKALAQFDKDTPERWQNIAEAVGGGKTAEEVKTHYEILLEDLRRIESGHVPIPSYKNTNISAADEEEEKRLLKYLSFQ